A region of Triplophysa dalaica isolate WHDGS20190420 chromosome 18, ASM1584641v1, whole genome shotgun sequence DNA encodes the following proteins:
- the klhl22 gene encoding kelch-like protein 22 isoform X2: MAEDLISSTAGAQGTVRLPQPCARQKYSSKTHSQGLLDGLLTLREGGILFDVVLIVEKKPIQAHRILLAASCDYFRGMFAGGLKEMQETEIQVHGVTYTAMTKLLDFIYTSELELDLDTVQEVLCAATLLQVRDVIGFCCDFLFCWLDDDNILEVENLADIYGLDQLGGKIRSYLLKNIQTFSRTPVYRKLPAEKVLSILSSNELVVNSENEVFEAALHYHFTPEEVEKDQVVLQDPLQMLEAVRFCLMEKHVLQRLHSRLKQCPLQDSVAGALRYHNQELWQPVMQTPLTQPRSSSQCILGFGGMYSSSALADNEERFQVFQSSWGEWRSLAADRAPRMSNMGIAVLHNFVYLIGGDKNTSSFRAEARCWRYDPRHNTWCSIESLQQQHADHCICVVDKYIYAIGGRDYTNVLECVERYNPQTNTWEYVAPLKREVFAHAAAVIDGRIYIACGRRGTAYLKETYCYDPIGNHWSVCAEGPVERAWHGMAALNGRAYVIGGSNDGCGYRRDVLKVACYNPIADVWSVVSPLPAGHGEPGVAVLNGSIYILGGRSHDKGSRMKYVHIYHAEEDRWESGTSLEDRVSGLSACVVLLSNATMAQAHSWEQRAKASWEEVDWDDSDNSSED, translated from the exons aaaacctATCCAAGCTCACCGTATCCTTTTGGCAGCGTCGTGTGACTATTTCAG GGGTATGTTTGCTGGAGGTTTGAAGGAGATGCAGGAAACAGAGATCCAGGTTCATGGAGTCACATACACAGCAATGACTAAACTGCTGGACTTTATTTACACCTCTGAGCTGGAGCTGGATCTTGATACGGTGCAGGAGGTGCTGTGTGCGGCCACTTTACTGCAG GTTCGAGATGTGATTGGCTTCTGCTGCGACTTCCTGTTCTGCTGGTTGGATGACGACAACATCCTGGAGGTGGAAAATCTAGCGGACATCTACGGACTGGATCAGCTCGGGGGGAAAATCCGCTCGTATCTTCTCAAGAACATCCAGACCTTCTCGCGTACACCCGTGTATCGAAAGCTTCCTGCAGAGAAAGTGCTGAGCATTCTGTCCAGCAATGAGCTGGTGGTGAACTCAGAAAACGAGGTTTTCGAAGCGGCTCTACACTACCACTTCACCCCTGAAGAGGTGGAGAAAGATCAGGTGGTCCTGCAG GATCCATTACAGATGTTGGAAGCAGTGCGTTTCTGTCTGATGGAGAAGCACGTGCTGCAGCGTCTGCACAGTCGGTTAAAGCAGTGCCCGCTGCAGGACTCTGTGGCCGGCGCTCTGCGCTACCACAATCAGGAGCTATGGCAGCCGGTAATGCAAACCCCACTGACTCAGCCACGCAGCAGCTcccagtgcattctgggattcgGTGGCATGTATTCATCTAGCGCGCTTGCAGACAATGAAGAGCGCTTCCAGGTATTCCAATCCTCCTGGGGCGAGTGGCGTAGTCTAGCTGCAGACCGAGCTCCTCGCATGTCTAACATGGGCATTGCGGTTCTTCATAACTTTGTCTACTTGATCGGGGGGGACAAGAACACCAGCAGCTTTCGTGCTGAAGCTCGATGTTGGCG GTACGATCCTCGGCACAACACCTGGTGCTCTATCGAATCTTTACAGCAGCAGCACGCGGATCATTGCATCTGTGTGGTGGATAAATACATCTACGCCATTGGAGGACGCGACTACACCAACGTATTGGAGTGTGTGGAGCGCTACAACCCACAAACCAACACCTGGGAATATGTGGCACCGCTAAAACGAGAG GTTTTCGCCCATGCGGCAGCAGTCATTGATGGGAGGATCTACATCGCCTGCGGTCGCCGGGGTACGGCTTATCTGAAGGAGACCTACTGTTACGATCCCATTGGGAATCACTGGAGCGTGTGTGCCGAGGGCCCGGTGGAGCGCGCCTGGCACGGTATGGCAGCACTGAACGGCCGTGCTTATGTCATCGGAGGAAGCAATGACGGTTGTGGTTACCGCAGAGATGTCCTCAAG GTGGCATGTTATAATCCAATAGCAGATGTCTGGTCTGTGGTGAGCCCTTTGCCCGCTGGGCACGGAGAGCCTGGGGTGGCGGTTCTCAACGGAAGCATTTATATCCTGGGTGGAAGGTCGCACGATAAGGGCAGTCGCATGAAGTACGTTCACATTTATCACGCAGAGGAAGACCGATGGGAGAGCGGAACATCCTTGGAGGACCGAGTATCTGGCCTTTCAGCATGTGTTGTACTTTTGTCAAATGCAACCATGGCTCAGGCACATAGCTGGGAGCAAAGAGCCAAAGCATCATGGGAAGAGGTAGATTGGGATGACTCTGACAATTCCAGCGAAGACTAA